One Fictibacillus halophilus genomic window, AAAAAATTAAGAAAAGAAGCTGCTCTTTCTTTAGAAGTACTATTTAAGGCCGCTGAAGAGGACGGCCTCGAGTTGCTAGCTCAATCCGGTTATCGTTCATATGATACGCAAGTGTCCATCTTTGCCTTTAATGCTGAACAAAAGGGGGAAGATGTAGCGAACAAAACGAGCTCTAAGCCAGGCCAGAGTGAGCATCAGACAGGATTATCAATGGACGTTACTTCTCAAGAAGTGAACTTTGAACTCGTAGAAGCGTTTGGTGAGACGAAAGAAGGAAAGTGGCTAGCTGAAAATGCACATAAGTACGGATTCATCATCAGATATCTTAAAGGGAAAGAAGAGATTACGGGATATCAATATGAACCTTGGCATCTTCGATATGTTGGGGTGGATCATGCTAAAAAAATTCACGAGCAGGGCATTACGCTCGAAGAATATTTACAAAAACCTTAAAACATCTCTGACAGCTTTTTTCTAAGCTGTCTTTCTTTATGTTTGAACAAAATGTTATGTTTGAACAAAATGGATATTCCCATTAAAATAGAGAGAGAACTGTAAAAAGGAGCTTACTAAAAAAATGACCGATCTTAATATTCTGCTAGCTTTTGGAGCTGGGCTGCTCTCCTTTATTTCACCGTGTTGTTTACCATTGTATCCCGCTTTCTTATCTTACATAACAGGGATCTCTGTTCAGGAACTTAAAGAAGAAAACGCCATGCTTAGAAAAACGGCGCTTCTACATACTACATTTTTCTTAATAGGTTTTTCAATCATATTTCTTTTCCTTGGTTTATCGACTACGATAATCGGTGATCTTTTCGTACAATATCAAACACTATTAAGGCAAATTGGTGCTATTGTTATTATCTTTTTCGGTCTTGTTGTAATGGGATTCATAACGCCTACCTTTTTAATGAGGGATAAGAAAGTAAGGTTTCAATCACGCCCTACTGGTTATCTGGGTTCAGTGTTAATCGGAATTGGTTTTGCAGCAGGATGGACACCTTGTATGGGGCCGATTCTAGCAGGCGTGATTGCTCTCGGGGTATCAAATCCGGCAGCATCTTTGACGTATATGATCGCCTATGTTTTAGGTTTTGCTGTTCCTTTCTTTGTTTTAAGCTTCTTTTTGGATAAACTAAAAGTAATAAAAAAGTTCAACCGTCAGTTCATGGTGGTTGGAGGGACTCTTATGGTAGTCATGGGAATCCTGTTATACTTTGATTGGCTAACGCAATTAACTTCATTTCTAACAAACCGTGTGTTTGGAGGATTCAAAGGTTTTTAAGAGTAATATGGAAAGGGGATTTACATCATGCATTCACGATCGAATGACCTTATCTTAAAAACAACAACGAATATCATTGTCTTTGTTATTTTAGCTTTTTCGGTAAACATGCTACTTTCAGGGCATAATGCTCCAGGAGGAGGATTTATCGGAGGGTTAATGGGAGCAGGAGCATTTCTTCTTCTTTATGTTTCCTACGGATTACAGCCAGTACATAGAATCTTGCCGATCAACTTTACGTACATGATAGCTGCAGGCTTATTAATCGCCATACTCACAGGTGCTGGTTCGTTTGTATTGGGAGTTCCGTTTTTAAGTCATAGTTTTGGTTATTTTCAATTCCCGTTATTAGGGAAGACCGAGCTTGCTACAGCGATGCTCTTTGACTTAGGTGTATATTTGACAGTAATTGGAGTTACGATGACCATTATCCTCTCAATTGCAGAAGATAAGATCGAGAAAGAAGTAGGGGAAGGGAACTAACCGTGTTTTTTATT contains:
- a CDS encoding cytochrome c biogenesis CcdA family protein; the encoded protein is MTDLNILLAFGAGLLSFISPCCLPLYPAFLSYITGISVQELKEENAMLRKTALLHTTFFLIGFSIIFLFLGLSTTIIGDLFVQYQTLLRQIGAIVIIFFGLVVMGFITPTFLMRDKKVRFQSRPTGYLGSVLIGIGFAAGWTPCMGPILAGVIALGVSNPAASLTYMIAYVLGFAVPFFVLSFFLDKLKVIKKFNRQFMVVGGTLMVVMGILLYFDWLTQLTSFLTNRVFGGFKGF
- a CDS encoding M15 family metallopeptidase → MKKYVLPSMLIGSMVVLSACKPVDWAEKKWDAAFNEENSEENEKQISNEQTKPKPNDENKTENNAEQPTEADLPWLEETITVSGDGKAVVQNLDDLLIVANKERNLPGNYEPKDLVTPNVPFPFKEDLPKKKLRKEAALSLEVLFKAAEEDGLELLAQSGYRSYDTQVSIFAFNAEQKGEDVANKTSSKPGQSEHQTGLSMDVTSQEVNFELVEAFGETKEGKWLAENAHKYGFIIRYLKGKEEITGYQYEPWHLRYVGVDHAKKIHEQGITLEEYLQKP
- a CDS encoding Na(+)/H(+) antiporter subunit B gives rise to the protein MMHSRSNDLILKTTTNIIVFVILAFSVNMLLSGHNAPGGGFIGGLMGAGAFLLLYVSYGLQPVHRILPINFTYMIAAGLLIAILTGAGSFVLGVPFLSHSFGYFQFPLLGKTELATAMLFDLGVYLTVIGVTMTIILSIAEDKIEKEVGEGN